The following proteins are encoded in a genomic region of Zea mays cultivar B73 chromosome 9, Zm-B73-REFERENCE-NAM-5.0, whole genome shotgun sequence:
- the LOC100283375 gene encoding Probable carboxylesterase 17, giving the protein MRRRRMGALHVVGEPRISFRQQPAAVVAKNGGHGAVVEEIHGLIRVYKDGHVERLPAIPAVPCTWGGTAPDAPGGVVARDVVVDPATGVWARLYAPTSAGDGARRPVVVYFHGGGFCVGSAAWSCYHEFLAQLAARAGCAVMSVDYRLAPEHRLPAAFDDGLAAVRWLRHQAAASASASACCNDDLSWWRARCGFDRVFLMGDSAGASIALHVAARLGQGQLGALPPLTVRGAVLIQPFLGGEGRTASEKNVAQPPRSALTLATSDCYWRLALPAGASREHPWCNPLSGRAAPRLETTPLPPLLVCVSETDILRDRNLELCRALREAGKRVEQAVYGGVGHAFQVLHNCHLSQPRTQEMLAHIKAFVSAR; this is encoded by the coding sequence atgaggaggaggaggatgggGGCACTGCACGTCGTCGGCGAGCCCAGGATCAGCTTCCGCCAGCAGCCTGCAGCAGTCGTCGCGAAGAACGGCGGCCACGGCGCCGTCGTCGAGGAGATCCACGGCCTGATCCGCGTCTACAAGGACGGACACGTGGAGCGGCTCCCGGCGATCCCAGCCGTGCCCTGCACGTGGGGCGGCACGGCCCCGGACGCGCCGGGCGGCGTCGTCGCGAGGGACGTGGTGGTGGACCCCGCGACGGGGGTGTGGGCGCGGCTGTACGCGCCGACGTCGGCGGGGGACGGAGCCAGGCGCCCCGTCGTGGTGTACTTCCACGGCGGCGGGTTCTGCGTCGGGTCCGCGGCCTGGAGCTGCTACCACGAGTTCCTCGCCCAGCTCGCGGCGCGCGCGGGCTGCGCCGTGATGtccgtggactaccggctggcgcCCGAGCACCGCCTGCCGGCCGCGTTCGACGACGGGCTGGCCGCGGTGCGGTGGCTGCGGCACCAGGCCGCAGCGTCAGCGTCAGCGTCAGCGTGCTGCAACGACGACCTGTCGTGGTGGCGGGCCCGCTGCGGCTTTGACCGCGTGTTCCTCATGGGCGACAGCGCGGGCGCCAGCATCGCCTTGCACGTGGCCGCGAGGCTCGGGCAGGGCCAGCTTGGCGCGCTGCCCCCCTTGACCGTCAGGGGCGCCGTCCTGATCCAGCCATTCCTGGGCGGCGAGGGGCGTACCGCGTCCGAGAAGAACGTGGCGCAGCCGCCACGGTCGGCGCTGACGCTGGCCACCTCCGACTGCTACTGGCGGCTGGCGCTGCCGGCCGGAGCCAGCCGCGAGCACCCCTGGTGCAACCCGCTGTCgggccgcgccgcgccgcgcctGGAGACCACTCCGCTGCCCCCGCTCCTGGTGTGCGTCTCGGAGACGGACATCCTGCGGGACCGCAACCTGGAGCTGTGCAGGGCGTTGCGCGAGGCGGGCAAGCGCGTGGAGCAGGCCGTGTACGGCGGCGTCGGGCACGCGTTCCAGGTGCTCCACAACTGCCACCTGTCCCAGCCGCGGACGCAGGAGATGCTCGCGCACATCAAGGCCTTCGTCAGCGCCAGGTAG